In the genome of Phycodurus eques isolate BA_2022a chromosome 11, UOR_Pequ_1.1, whole genome shotgun sequence, the window CCACTTTGGAAGCTCGTAAACAGCTTCATTCAAGCAAACCCTACTCTGCTGCTTTTCATAAGCTCCCTTCCTCGTCCTCCTTACAATCTGTCACAAATTCATCTCTCCTCGTCTTCTCAGCCGATGGCCGTAAATCACTTCCGCTCTCTCGCCATTTTACCTGAAACACAAGGCGTCCTCTGCGTACCCAATTGGGTCAGGTGTAATCTGCGAGATGACCGGGGCTTGGCTGATTGTGCTACATGTGTAATTTAGCCATTAGTTTGTGCACAtagagatgtgtgtgtgtgtgtgtgtgtgtgtgtgcgcgcgtgtgtatcTGTGTGAACCCACTTCAAGGTGGTAGACGATGCAAAGCCTTAAAAATGGTGTAAatcaaacattacatttaatataTAATAGCTGGTAGACATCATTTGAACAAATGGGGAAAAGATGGTCAGCACAGTGTTCTGGTGagaagcacatctgcctcccagtcgAGAGGttttgggttcgaatctcgactccggccttcctgtgtggcgtttagTGGGTCTGTTCTAACAACTCCTCATaatataacataataataaacatttgtttgtttacacacacaatcacattcgcacctatgggcaacttagtcttcaatgaagctaatctaaccatgtttttgtaatgtgggaggaaaccagggtCGAAATTCAAACCTCAAATTTAGAATTGttaggcggatgtgctaacgaCTAGCTCACCTAGTTTAAGCAAATATATTTCATCATTAATCCATATCTTCATCTTGGCTGGATTACTGTACTGcactttactttggagtcagccagtccgaCCTCAAACCTCTCCAATTGGCTCAAAATGTTGCTGCTCGCCTTAAAACTGGAACATGTAAGAGGGAGCCAATGTTAAAAGCGTAAAAGCATGTGTCaagaaaatgtgtcaaaaaaattcaacaaacacaaaacaaactcaCACAATTTGGACTGAAATAGAAAATTTATTGAATGAGGTTATTCCCAGAGCGCTAAATggcaataaaaataatgacatttgtgTTCCTTAAAATGGAAGAATTGTGTGTTCATTAACAATAATATAATGAGAGAAGGAATAAACTAAactttgtttgaatgtgatatGAAGGCTGAACTGGAGGGTAGGggtaacacccccccccccccaaaaaaaaaggtagaaaaTGATTTGAATTAAGAATACACATGGTGTATTGAAATACATACAGGGAAGCTTCGTTGCCTTCTCGTGAGACTTGCTGCATATGAATGCCTCCTCATAGAATCAATATACAGGCAATGGCAAcggtgtccaaactacggcccAGGGGAcatttgcatccattttctagcggCCCGCAGCATATACTAAAAATACCATTTGACACGGCCTGCAACGCAatcttaaaaaaatcaaaaggtgGGGAGGGGAAGTCGGAAAGGTATGGGTGTCGCAAAAGTGAGGCACACCCACGTCAAACTACTACGACTAACAAATTGGTTTGTTCAGAGCTTTTCCAGATAtgcaaagatgcaaaaaaaaaatttcaataatttCAAACTAAAATAGTAACAATGTCTCTGTGTAACcgaatgaaaatacagtggtgtcttaaGACTCAAtacgtttttctcaaatcatctttccccaataaaatgaatggaaatctgttccagccttgcCCGCTCAAAAACCCCAAATTTGTAGTTTGTCAATAAGGAAGTAAGTACTCTATAATATTTACTTAATAAAccatattgaagaaaaaaatctatatattgtAAAGAATTCAAAAGTTTATGCGTCGTGTATGTGAATTGGACACTtgggggcagtgtaatacagtcACGAAGACAGACACAACTACTGTAAATGATAGTATACTGCAGTAATATTCATTTTtctcagaggataaagaaaatatgcccgtgagtattgttatattgtctgcctaCTTGTTACCTCACCGTTCAAATAACTGTTGCTTCAAGGGTTATGACACCGCAGCTAccgatgctaattgttagcccatctgtggAGTTCAGCGTTGTAGCAGTAAGCTAGTTGTGGGCGAAGTTGCGTGGTAGCTTGaaatacacgtgtaattctctttgttttatatttagtttgagaAGGTCTGCTTAGTGCAAAGGCGGAAGTATACTATCATCTTTAACAGACAGCTTTGACGTAGTTTTTGGCTTTTTTAACTTActataaaatataaacaatatataatCGCTTGTAGCATTGGTTTTAAAGCGTTTAATAAATAAAGTCAAAGAATGTTAAAGTGGGCAaggtgggcgaccggttagcatatctgcctcacagttctggggaccggggttcaaattgagtttgcatgttctccctctgcctgcatgggttttctccgggcactccggtttccccccacatcccaaaaaccatgcgtggtaggttgattgaagactctaaattgcccgtaggtgtgaatgcgagtgcgaatggttgtttgtttctatgtgtgtaggtgtaccccgcctcccgcctgaagatagctgggctcggctccagcagcccgcgacccgcgtgaggagaagcagtaaagaaaatggatggatggatggatggatgaattttaaaGTGGCCCTCGGcgaaaaggtttggacacccctgcagGGCTATAGGAATAAGAATGTGTATGTCCGTATCAGTAGTCGACCTTATTGTACAGGTTGTATAAAGGCAAAGCCGGCAGATTGCTCCCGGGGTAGTACAGGGGCGTGGGGAAGGCGATGGAGCGGGGCACCGGGACACGCAGCAAGGAGTTCTCCCGGAAAACCAGCGGCATACCCACGAGAGTCTGCGCCGAGGCGTGCGCCATGTTTGCCGCCTCCAGCTCGGCCGAGAGCTGCCGCTTCCATTTGTTCCTGCGGTTCTGAAACCACGTCTTGACCTGCGTCTCGGTCAGCTGCAGGCTGGACGCCAGGCAGGCGCGCTCCGAGCTGCTCAGGTAGCGCTTCATGTCGAACGTGGACTCCAGCTGGTACACCTGGCTGCGGGAGAACACGGTGCGCGTCTTCTTCTTGGCCGAGGAGCCCTGCGTGTGCTTGTCGGCCGCGTCCGACTGCCTCTCCTCGGACAGGGGAGACAGCAAGGCTCGTTCCTGCTCGTCCTCCTTGTTGTAGTCGTGCAGGAGGGGCGGTCGCCTCGCCAGACCCTCGTTGGCAGACAGGAGCCCCTTGGCGGAACCTGCGGGACCACCAAGCGTACATTACGGTTATTAACACCGTTTAACATTGTTTCAAGTAACTACGCGGTGTCCggaaagttccaggactggcgTCACAATAGATATATTACAAACTACGAGATTCTGCGGCGTTTCCTGAGAGTTGCAGCAGGACATCCactggctgcttcaccatgacaacgcatctgctcacaatgccctgagcatctgacagttcctggccgagaagaacatCGTCACGCTGACGCAAACTCCCCTTCACCTGACCTCGGTCCGTGTGATTTCCTCATTACCAAGCTCCAGGGGGTGATCAACGGGGACCTGTTTTCAAGACGTGGACGACGAAAAGATGGCCGTGATGACGGAGATCCGGAggatccttccaggagtgcgtGAAGGCGTCACTGAGAAGGTTGGGAAAGTGCATTGGACTCCAGGGAGATTACTTGCAAGGAGAAAAACTAGAGTTTGGAGTTCAGATTTGAAATCTTATCTGCTGTGACGCCAGTCCtgcaacttttctgacacacgtTGTAACTtggtttaaatatatatatatatatttattctacATCACAAAAAGCATAGGAGCAGATGTGGAAGGAGCAGAAGTAGTAAGTATTCGTACTACTCTGAATCAAATCATTCCAACTTCCAAAGATTTACAAAAATCAGGACAATGGGGTATTTAATACTCCAAAAATTCTACATTCCATATGCTGTGGCCTTGTggaatgagacaaaaaaaaaaagaatttgaaaatTAGTATTACTACTACACTATattctcaatttaaaaaaaaaaaaatagaattccCAAATGAAGATACTTTTGACATATTTCCCTgcccttccacatttcttgacctattcaaaacatttcaatactCACAATTTACATGTTAACGACTTAATTAATTCCACCGCATTTCAGGTCAGCTTTTCAGCATTCCTACACATTTTCGACAGAAATTGTATTCTCTagtttatatagcacttttcacagAGGACCCACAAAGTGGTTCACCTCGTTGTAGAAAGCAGTCAAACATGCGGCTTTGGGAAAAATGAAGAGAGCACTGCAAAAATAATCAGCTTATGCTAACAAAAAACTGACAACTGACAACTAACTACTCTCTCCACATGACCCCACCAATTCAAACAATTCCCACTTGAAAAGATACACAAAATTCAGGACATCTGGGGTATTACTTTTCACCTTCCAAAAATTCCCACCACTTTTCCCAGAATTCTACAttttccaacccccccccccccaaaaaaaaaaaaacatttgagtgaATGAGACTTTCAACCAAAAAGGTTTTTTCCCATTCCAAATgcaaactgttcagctcattcagaacatTGTGGAAACTATtatccacattccaaaaattccccaaattccagacagtaaaatgatcaaatttaagagagattttacatatttaccacCTGCTTCCATATTTCTTAATTGATTCAAAGCAAAACTGTTCTGCTCTTTCAGGGGACTTTGGGAACTATTCCCATTCCCTACATTCCTAaactttaaaatgaaatcaaaacaaatcaaagcaaTCTAATCTTTCTGGAATGCCTCATACCTTAACAAATGTGTTCCTTGCCCGCTTTTCAAAAATGCCCACTCAAGAGACAGCTCTTATCTTAAAAGGAAGTGCTTGCCACAAATTTGGGGCAAGGCCTTACCAccttttagtttttaattttgtgtggcgtacattaaaAGTAAATAGCATTCAAGCAGACCGCGGTGACTTAACAGGACAATCAAATGCAAGTATGCACTCTTGCACTCAatcaaatgactttattttattttttcagtttaaatCAACAATTCTCAAGCTGTCTTGACGGGACCTGCGTGACCTCCAAGAGTGCAttagtgttttgttgttgttgtttttttacgcaCGAGGATCATTAACGCGTTTTAACACATAATTGCTTTAACTTGCTGGGAGTGAGTGGAGTGTGCACTCTTGCACTAAATcgaatgtgacttttttttttttttttttttttaaatcaacaattcTCAACCTGTCTGTATTAATCCAAGCCTGCACAcgcgcgcatacacacacacacacacacgcgcgcgcacacgcacacacacgctctgCGCGCCATTTAACGCCCAATTGACGACGCAGGCAGCAAACACGTCCCATCAATTAACCGCCTcaattacatttgaaataagAGCGAGCGAGAGCAACTCATTATTTTCACCACCACTGtggcgaggaggaggatggaACGAGGGCTGCACCGAGTGTCACCCATGAAATTCAATTAGAGCCCGATGCAATTAAAAGCTGACATGTTTTACTTCTATATATGCAAGGCAAATAATCGGCTTATTTTTAAATCGGCACAAGCAAATTAAATCGACCTCGTCATGATAACTACAATGCCGgccaataaaaaacaatgtaagAGAATGATTAATTATGTTTAATAGCGAGTATTTTGGTTGCTtcatattgggggggggggggggggggtatatttGAAGTCATTATTTACAACTGCAAATTATAACAACATTGTTACAGTTAATTGTCGTCTTTGCAAGGGCAGTACTTCTTTATTAGATTGTGCAGTTAGTGTCCCTAATGCAGCTTTCTAAggtgaccaaaatattagaagcaACTTTGTGTACTGCATCATTTACAAAGAAATATAAATCATTGAATTAGTAGTaccaaaactgagcattatctttgtaaaaacaGCATTCTGTGTTACATGCCATTAGATTGTGCTGCTGTGCTTAATAGTGTCATCgtgcacctaaaaaaaaaagtgagcaaaaaaaaaaaatccataataaAACgtggaattaattaattaaaaccgAGCAATGGATTTTACAAGGGTCCCCAATAAAGAGTTACTCtagctaaataaatgaacaagaatTCTAGAATTAATAATCCACAGTAATTAAAAGTATCGCTGAATTAATAGCATTAAAactgaatattatttttgtaaatgcagAGCTGTTGGATCACGCAGGTGTCCCGAGTTAAGTGTCATCGTGCAGCTAAATAAAGTCACCGACTTACTCGAATTAATTATCCGTAATAATTCATTAGGGAATTGATAGCATTGAAAAGTGAGCATGATCATCTTTGAAAATGCACATTTCCGGTGCAGCTCTTGCATTGGATTGTgccggtgtacctaatcaagtgtcGCCATGCAGCTAAATGCTGGCCAAAAATACTACAATAAGAATTCGACACTACTGAATTGATAGCATGAAAACCgagaattatttgaaaatgcaaaTTGGGAGATTTGTTGTGTCGATCTCATTGGctcgtgcaggtgtacctaataaagtggctgCTCGGTCGCGTCAtcgaaatattagaaacactttGTGCACCACAGCGACCGCAATAATAAGCATCATGTTCAATGATTATGGGAATTGAAACATTTCAATAATCATGAGAGCATATAGTCACCTAAGCACGCGAAAGCGCGATGTTGCCGGTGCCGGCCGCAAGCTCGTCCGTGGACCGGCTCGGAGCAGAAGCAGTCCGCCGAGTCCTCTCCGCCGCTGCACTCCTCCTCGGAGGACACGGACAGCGTCCTCCTCCGCGCCGCCTGCACTAGTCCCTTGGCACCGGAGCGCGGcatcggcggcggcggcggcgggtgCGGGGTGGGCGTCGGGGGCGCCTCTGACGGCGTGCCCAGGATGGACTGGATGGTGAAGCTGCAAATGGGCCCCGTCGTGCCCTTGCTCCCGCTGTCTTCTGCGCTGCTCATGGTCGCCTCATAACACTTACCGACTGGGAGCTTCTCCTGTGTGGCGTTATTCCGTtagaatgacaacaacaacaacaacaaaggaatcaaacaaaaaacacacacgctgtcttttttttttttttttttttttttttttttttcgtctgcTAAATCGCGCGGGGGGCTTTCACATTGAAGTGGAGTCGGAGGTGTTTTTTGTCCGGCGTCGGGGAACGTGAGTGCATTGGcgggtcctcctcctcctcggaggCGCCGATGCCGGCGTGGAGCTCATTTGCATGAAGGTAAACTCCTCCTGGGCCAATCCCGGCATCCATTATTGGCCCGCACATTTTAAAACGCTTGCAGAAgcaaagagagggagagagagcgagagagagagagagagagagcgaaagaaaGGAAACAATGCTCCCACTTTTTTGCCTTAACAAAAATCACACCACTCTTTTTAAGGTGACTGCacttttagggggaaaaaaatcctgtgATGGGGTTTCCATTGTGCTGCATTGATTTAATCTCACTGGTTGTATTTAGATATTattaatatatgtatttatttatttccgcCGTGGGCAAGTACCGATACGAAGGTCTCGGTATCGGGCTGATACTGGCTTTATTTCAAAGTATCGTGTACTcgcgaaggctgccgataccagtcgccgatacttaaggcaaaaattTGACAGTAAGttctcctcgccagtagttggcgctacttTGACACGTTTGCAAATCCTCATGCGTGTCGGAAAggaagaaaggtctttgttcacaattatgttgcattctgtaaattgaaatgttatgtatcaaaacagcttcggtatctgtctgaaaaaaagtggtaccGAACATCGGATCTTTACCGGGCCATCTATGATCTTGCCCTTCTAAAGGGAAATTTGCAATTTTCCACCCCCAGCAATCACTTTTTTGTCCTCGTTGTTAAAACTGCAATTCCAGCAGAGCCCTGCTATTTGCGACTGGACCAGATTGCGAATGGCTAAAACCGTGAACAAATGACGCTTGAAAGCGTGAATAAGTGGGACATTGGGAAAAGGATTGCCCTCTCTGGCCCAATCTTTTACCTCTAATTAGATTTTTAGGAAAACACCTCACctgtggaaaaacaaccaatcaaagaCAGCAGGCGTGGCAAACGGGAGGGGCTTTCCCACTGCACGATcctttgcaggaacttccctcgctaccctggtagcttgagttcccACCCGTGCCGCCACGAAAAAAAACTGCCAGGATACAGAAGGTTCCCCCTGGATTATTTCGTTCCTCGTGGCGGGTAGGGTCTTCAGagagctaccaggaactctttgaGGGGGCGGGCTGTGCTAACGAACGCTGATCGGTCGACAGAGCTCTGTAGGCGTTTACCTTTTCATTCACAGAGCAACCATTACTGAATGCGGCGTTGCGCAAGGCTAGAAATACTTATTCATTGAAccttatccaggtcaggcattTGCAACACCGACCTAGCTGAAGACAGCAGAgtataaaacaaagcaaaatagaagcaaacacatatacaaattgtacaatgtgatcaattcaattaaaataatacataaaaggcatgtgagcagatgttctctaaagctggagaacttgcaagaagaaaaatgtaattgccTGAATGCCGAGACATTagaaaaacttatttttgaatgaatacataaaaatgtaaataaatgtcaaaGTCTACAGATGACTAtcgatgtgatttattgttctcaagTTTGTCGTGGAACTGTGGAAGGCTTCAGGCTCCCTGTTGCTTTTTCCAGCTGAGAAATCACAGCTATAGTCGTCTGCAAGCTTCTGTTTGCACAATATATTTAGGTTCGTATGTTCtctcaataaaatagaatatattcacatttattgaaatgtataataaatataataatgtcCCTACCTCAAAGagtgtctgcagccaggttggcatagcaaatgagaatcagctCTCAATTGCCTCACTTGGATAAAGGGTTAGAttttaaaggtatcaaaaatatatgaaatttAGATTAAcatataaaataagacatttaaagcttgaaaaaaaacagccttttgGGGGAGATCCTGTAGGTGTCAGTATTGAGCAACACCCGCCTCATTTGCTTAAACTACCCTGAACTAATGAGTGCGATGGAAACACACAgcacatgggccacaggaaccttttgctacccCAACTATTGCTATTATTATACCAACTATGAGCTGGAAGCTAGCATCCTCGCCGTATAAGGGTAATATTGTACGTTTGAAATGTTATTGAAGTGTTTGGGGATCCCAGTTTGTGGTTAATATTTAGGGGTTTAGTTATTAAtacaataattgtattttactaGTCACCTGATCTGATGCGAAATGTGTGCGTCGTTTGCTAGTTTGTGCCACGTGATTCATTACCAGCATTTAAGAATTCATTTGATCATTAACAAGCTAATCTGCCTTTGAGTTCAGGACGCCGGCTAATTGATTAATTGGCGGTGATGGCAAGAGGGGTGAACTGTGCATGTGGGTGGAGGGGAGCGATTTGGAAGGTGGGTACCCATCCCACCACCTTTGCCTCCTCTCACCCATTAGGCATCGTAGTGGCGTTTGCGAGACAGCTGCAGGGCTGGAGTGGCCACATGATGCCTGTTTTACTTCTTTGTAAGGGTGGCCCAGACACATTACAAATGGTGGCCTTTAATCATGGTGTCAGCGGCTTTCACTCGCGGCATGAATGTATCGGGACGGGCTGGAGGGCGAGAGGAAAGTGGGGATTCTGGTGATGCGAGAGGTCGATTTTGACACCTTGCTGATTATCCGGATTCAATC includes:
- the hmx2 gene encoding homeobox protein HMX2 — protein: MHSRSPTPDKKHLRLHFNEKLPVGKCYEATMSSAEDSGSKGTTGPICSFTIQSILGTPSEAPPTPTPHPPPPPPMPRSGAKGLVQAARRRTLSVSSEEECSGGEDSADCFCSEPVHGRACGRHRQHRAFACLGSAKGLLSANEGLARRPPLLHDYNKEDEQERALLSPLSEERQSDAADKHTQGSSAKKKTRTVFSRSQVYQLESTFDMKRYLSSSERACLASSLQLTETQVKTWFQNRRNKWKRQLSAELEAANMAHASAQTLVGMPLVFRENSLLRVPVPRSIAFPTPLYYPGSNLPALPLYNLYNKVDY